One window of Enterobacter sp. RHBSTW-00175 genomic DNA carries:
- the urtB gene encoding urea ABC transporter permease subunit UrtB — MNIMRVIVAVVWLTGLLPGMAQASDADDFVAANRSQQAAMLEQWAASPEAARLPLLQALQKENLYLDSQKHAFTRSNGTMVALGDATNAEGQTKAVRLTNRLRVLATTALATHQLVSDSVTQRRDAARQLQRDAQPDMLDFLQKRAGSETDDVARQALLLALANLQLTSPQADVRLKAVELLGQSDDPDVQAKLTPYAQAQTEPDARVRAAAEESLNHIKHRLMWGDLLGQAFMGLSLGSVLLLAALGLAITYGLLGVINMAHGEMLMLGAYATWMVQQVMAQFTPQWLALYPVVALPVAFMLTACVGMVLERAVIRHLYGRPLETLLATWGISLMIIQLVRMTFGAQNLEVANPAWLSGGVQVFANLTLPWNRIVVLGFVLLVLFFTWLTLNKTRLGLNVRAVTQNRSMAACCGVPTGRIDMLAFGLGSGIAGLGGVALSQLGNVGPELGQGYIIDSFLVVVLGGVGQLAGSVAAAFGLGIFNKILEPQMGAVLGKILILVAIILFIQKRPQGLFALKGRVID; from the coding sequence ATGAATATCATGCGCGTTATTGTCGCTGTTGTATGGCTTACCGGACTGCTGCCAGGGATGGCGCAGGCATCGGATGCTGATGATTTTGTTGCCGCCAACCGTAGCCAGCAGGCTGCGATGCTGGAACAGTGGGCGGCCTCGCCGGAAGCGGCGCGGCTGCCGCTGTTGCAGGCGCTGCAAAAGGAAAATCTCTATCTCGACAGTCAAAAACATGCGTTTACCCGCAGCAACGGTACGATGGTGGCTCTGGGTGATGCAACGAACGCAGAGGGGCAGACAAAAGCCGTTCGCCTGACCAATCGCCTGCGGGTTCTGGCGACCACTGCGCTCGCCACGCATCAGCTTGTGAGTGACAGTGTCACGCAAAGGCGCGATGCCGCAAGACAACTTCAGCGCGACGCGCAGCCCGATATGCTCGATTTCCTGCAAAAGCGGGCGGGCAGTGAAACAGATGATGTCGCACGCCAGGCGCTGTTACTGGCGCTGGCGAATCTGCAACTGACCAGCCCACAGGCTGATGTGCGTCTGAAGGCCGTGGAGCTGCTGGGGCAGTCTGACGATCCTGATGTTCAGGCAAAACTGACGCCATATGCTCAGGCGCAAACTGAACCGGATGCCAGAGTGCGTGCCGCTGCCGAAGAGAGCCTTAATCACATTAAACACCGCCTGATGTGGGGCGATTTACTCGGCCAGGCTTTTATGGGGTTGTCGCTGGGGTCCGTATTACTGCTGGCCGCGCTGGGGCTGGCCATCACCTATGGATTACTGGGCGTCATCAACATGGCCCATGGCGAGATGTTGATGCTGGGAGCATATGCCACCTGGATGGTGCAACAGGTCATGGCGCAATTTACCCCGCAGTGGCTGGCACTCTATCCGGTAGTGGCGCTACCGGTGGCCTTTATGTTGACAGCCTGTGTTGGCATGGTGCTTGAACGTGCTGTTATCCGCCATCTGTATGGCCGCCCACTGGAAACCCTGCTGGCAACCTGGGGGATCAGCCTGATGATTATCCAGCTGGTGCGGATGACGTTTGGCGCGCAAAACCTCGAAGTGGCAAACCCGGCATGGCTTTCCGGCGGGGTGCAGGTTTTTGCCAACCTGACGCTGCCGTGGAACCGCATTGTGGTGCTCGGTTTTGTGCTGCTGGTGCTGTTCTTTACCTGGCTTACCCTGAATAAAACCCGTCTGGGGCTGAACGTGCGCGCGGTAACACAAAACCGCAGCATGGCGGCCTGTTGCGGCGTGCCCACCGGACGCATTGATATGCTGGCCTTTGGCCTGGGGTCGGGTATTGCCGGTCTGGGCGGAGTGGCGTTATCACAGCTGGGCAACGTGGGGCCGGAACTGGGTCAGGGTTACATTATTGACTCGTTCCTGGTAGTGGTGCTTGGTGGTGTCGGTCAGCTGGCAGGTAGCGTGGCTGCCGCCTTTGGCCTTGGGATCTTCAATAAAATCCTCGAACCGCAGATGGGCGCTGTTCTGGGCAAAATCCTGATCCTGGTGGCGATCATTCTGTTCATTCAGAAACGTCCGCAGGGGCTGTTTGCACTTAAAGGGAGGGTTATTGACTGA
- the urtC gene encoding urea ABC transporter permease subunit UrtC, translating into MSQPLTLTLARKAPRTTQILGSLLVTLLLVLPFLALLPATHPLALSTWMLTLVGKILCYAIVAVALDLVWGYAGMLSLGHGIFFALGGYAMGMYLMRQAAGDGLPAFMSFLSWSELPWFWWGTQHFAWALVLIVMIPGLLALVFGWFAFRSKIKGVYFSIMTQALTYAGMLLFFRNETGFGGNNGFTGFTTLLGFSVTATSTRIALFLATVVLLLLTLGIGFALAKSKFGRILTAVRDAENRLTFCGYDPRGFKLLVWTLSAVLCGLAGALYVPQVGIINPGEMSPTNSIEAAIWVALGGRGTLIGPVIGAALVNGAKSVFTVAMPEYWQLFLGLIFIAVTLFLPRGVYGLFRKGEK; encoded by the coding sequence ATGAGCCAGCCACTTACCTTAACGCTGGCGCGTAAAGCGCCGCGTACCACGCAAATTCTCGGCAGCCTGCTGGTGACACTGCTGCTGGTGTTGCCTTTCCTGGCACTGTTGCCCGCCACGCACCCTCTGGCGTTATCCACCTGGATGCTCACCCTGGTGGGCAAAATTCTCTGTTACGCCATTGTAGCCGTCGCCCTGGATCTGGTGTGGGGCTATGCGGGGATGTTGTCGTTAGGACATGGCATTTTCTTCGCATTGGGCGGCTATGCGATGGGGATGTACCTGATGCGTCAGGCCGCGGGTGATGGGCTGCCCGCGTTTATGTCGTTCCTTTCCTGGAGCGAGCTGCCCTGGTTCTGGTGGGGCACCCAGCATTTTGCCTGGGCATTAGTGTTAATTGTGATGATCCCGGGTCTGCTTGCCCTGGTGTTCGGCTGGTTTGCGTTTCGCTCAAAAATTAAAGGGGTCTATTTCTCGATCATGACCCAGGCGCTGACCTACGCAGGCATGTTGCTGTTCTTTCGTAATGAAACCGGCTTTGGCGGCAATAACGGCTTTACGGGGTTCACAACGCTGCTCGGGTTTTCTGTCACCGCAACGTCCACGCGCATTGCGCTGTTCCTGGCTACCGTTGTGCTGTTATTGCTGACGCTGGGCATCGGTTTTGCGCTGGCGAAAAGCAAATTTGGCCGCATTCTGACCGCCGTGCGTGATGCGGAAAACCGCCTGACGTTCTGTGGCTACGATCCGCGTGGTTTTAAACTGCTGGTGTGGACGCTGTCTGCCGTGCTGTGCGGCCTGGCGGGCGCGTTGTATGTCCCGCAGGTGGGTATTATCAATCCGGGCGAAATGTCGCCCACCAACTCGATTGAAGCCGCTATCTGGGTGGCACTGGGTGGACGTGGCACGCTGATTGGCCCGGTGATTGGCGCTGCGCTGGTCAACGGCGCGAAAAGTGTGTTCACCGTGGCAATGCCGGAGTACTGGCAGCTTTTTCTGGGGCTGATTTTTATCGCCGTCACCCTGTTTTTACCGCGCGGTGTCTACGGCCTGTTTCGTAAGGGAGAGAAATAA
- the urtD gene encoding urea ABC transporter ATP-binding protein UrtD, giving the protein MQPAEGLFTRQLPGDRYRDQTDPVLQLEAINVNFDGFQALTDLSLNIGVGELRCVIGPNGAGKTTLMDVITGKTRPQSGRAVYDQSIDLTALDPAAIARQGIGRKFQKPTVFEALTVWENLELAMKCDKSVWASLRAKLSGEQADRIDEMLVLLRLSSERDRRAGLLSHGQKQFLEIGMLLVQDPHLLLLDEPAAGMTDAETEYTAELFRTLAGKHSLMVVEHDMGFVETIADHVTVLHQGRVLAEGSLREVQANEQVIEVYLGR; this is encoded by the coding sequence ATGCAGCCAGCCGAAGGACTCTTTACCCGCCAGTTGCCCGGCGATCGCTACCGCGATCAGACCGACCCGGTACTGCAACTTGAGGCCATTAACGTCAATTTCGACGGGTTTCAGGCGCTAACCGACCTGTCATTAAACATCGGCGTAGGCGAATTACGCTGTGTGATTGGCCCCAATGGTGCCGGTAAAACCACCCTGATGGATGTGATAACCGGTAAGACACGGCCGCAAAGCGGGCGGGCGGTGTACGACCAGTCGATTGATCTGACTGCGCTGGATCCTGCGGCTATCGCCCGTCAGGGTATTGGCAGAAAATTCCAGAAACCCACGGTGTTTGAAGCGCTGACGGTGTGGGAAAACCTGGAGCTGGCCATGAAGTGTGATAAATCCGTGTGGGCAAGCCTGCGGGCAAAGCTCAGCGGCGAACAGGCTGACCGCATCGACGAGATGCTGGTGCTGTTACGTCTGAGCAGTGAACGTGACAGGCGTGCGGGTCTGCTTTCCCACGGGCAAAAACAGTTTCTGGAAATCGGTATGTTGCTGGTGCAGGACCCGCATTTATTGCTGCTCGACGAACCCGCAGCCGGGATGACGGATGCAGAAACTGAATACACGGCAGAGCTCTTCAGGACGCTGGCGGGTAAACATTCGCTGATGGTGGTTGAGCATGATATGGGCTTTGTTGAAACCATTGCCGATCACGTGACGGTACTGCATCAGGGACGGGTGCTGGCGGAAGGTTCGCTTCGCGAGGTGCAGGCCAACGAGCAGGTGATTGAAGTGTATCTGGGGCGCTAA
- the urtE gene encoding urea ABC transporter ATP-binding subunit UrtE, translating to MLQVNELNQYYGGSHILRGVSFEAVTGEVTCLLGRNGVGKTTLLKCLMGLIPAKTGEVLWQGKKITHSKPHQRVQSGVAYVPQGREIFPRLTVEENLLLGLSRFSAREAKNVPDEIWQLFPVLKEMKHRRGGDLSGGQQQQLAIGRALASRPQLLILDEPTEGIQPSVIKDIGQVIRQLADRGDMAILLVEQFYDFAAELADSYLLMSRGTIIQRGRGENMEQEGVRGLVAI from the coding sequence ATGTTACAGGTCAACGAACTGAATCAGTATTACGGCGGAAGCCATATTCTGCGCGGTGTCAGCTTTGAAGCGGTAACGGGCGAAGTCACCTGCCTTTTAGGGCGCAACGGTGTGGGGAAAACCACGCTGCTGAAATGCCTGATGGGGCTTATTCCGGCCAAAACGGGCGAGGTGCTCTGGCAGGGGAAAAAAATCACGCACAGCAAACCCCATCAGCGCGTGCAGTCAGGCGTGGCGTATGTGCCACAGGGCCGGGAGATCTTCCCGCGTTTAACCGTTGAAGAAAACCTGCTCCTGGGGTTATCGCGCTTCTCTGCGCGTGAGGCGAAAAACGTCCCGGACGAGATCTGGCAGCTCTTTCCGGTGCTTAAAGAGATGAAACATCGCCGGGGCGGCGATCTTTCCGGTGGGCAACAGCAACAGCTGGCTATTGGCCGTGCGCTGGCGAGCCGCCCGCAGCTGCTTATCCTGGATGAACCTACCGAAGGTATTCAGCCCTCGGTTATTAAAGATATTGGGCAGGTGATCCGCCAGCTTGCCGACCGGGGCGATATGGCCATTCTGCTGGTTGAGCAGTTTTACGACTTTGCCGCTGAACTGGCCGACAGCTATTTACTGATGTCGCGCGGAACCATCATACAGCGTGGTCGTGGCGAAAATATGGAACAAGAAGGCGTTCGCGGTCTGGTTGCGATCTGA
- the zinT gene encoding metal-binding protein ZinT — MSAHIGKFAMTLGALLVSGQLFAHSHGHQMTEAEQKAANGVFADKDVKDRKLSDWDGVWQSVYPFLLDGSLDPVFKQKAAKDKSKTFDQVKAYYRTGYATDVDSIGIENNVMEFHTGREVSSCHYDYSGYKILTYASGKKGVRYLFECKDASSGAPKFVQFSDHIIGPKASSHFHIFMGNTSHEALLKEMDNWPTYYPNEMYKDQVVDEMLHH; from the coding sequence TTGTCTGCACATATTGGAAAATTTGCGATGACTCTGGGGGCGCTGCTGGTCAGTGGCCAGCTTTTTGCTCATTCACACGGTCACCAGATGACGGAAGCCGAACAGAAGGCGGCGAACGGCGTTTTTGCTGACAAAGATGTGAAGGACCGAAAATTGTCCGACTGGGACGGCGTCTGGCAATCTGTCTATCCGTTCCTGCTGGACGGTTCGCTGGATCCGGTCTTTAAACAGAAAGCCGCAAAGGATAAAAGCAAAACGTTCGACCAGGTCAAAGCGTATTACCGCACGGGCTACGCCACGGATGTCGACAGCATTGGCATTGAAAATAACGTCATGGAATTCCACACAGGCAGAGAGGTCAGTAGCTGTCACTACGATTACAGCGGCTACAAGATCCTGACTTACGCATCAGGCAAGAAAGGCGTTCGCTATCTGTTTGAGTGTAAGGATGCCAGCAGCGGCGCGCCGAAGTTTGTGCAGTTCAGCGACCACATCATCGGGCCAAAAGCGTCCTCGCATTTCCATATCTTTATGGGCAACACCTCCCACGAGGCGCTGCTTAAAGAGATGGATAACTGGCCAACCTATTATCCTAACGAGATGTACAAAGATCAGGTGGTCGACGAGATGTTGCACCACTAG
- the ydeE gene encoding efflux MFS transporter YdeE, producing the protein MKPSLRRSTTALLASSLLLTIGRGATLPFMTIYLTRMYNMSVENIGYALTVALTIGVVFSMGFGILADKFDKKRYMLISITAFIVGFVAIPLVDNVTLVVLFFSLINCAYSVFSTVLKAWFADVLTSSEKARVFSLNYSFLNIGWTIGPPIGTWLVMYSLQLPFWLAAVCAALPLVFIQFYVQKSIASDTSQVTTPWQPSILLKDRTLMWYTLSGLLASYVGGSFATCISQYVLAANADSDFAQNVVAVVLPVNAAVVVTLQYAIGRKLTAANIRPLMAVGTLFFVLGLGGFMFSGDNLIYWGIAAGVFTLGEIIYAPGEYMLIDNIAPPGMKASYFSAQALGWLGAAANPMITGIILSHLPHWSLFAIMMAAIVVAWLMILRGMSVKSGASVLACRPGKA; encoded by the coding sequence ATGAAACCATCTCTCAGGCGCTCAACCACAGCGCTGCTGGCATCATCATTGTTATTAACCATCGGTCGCGGGGCAACACTGCCGTTTATGACCATCTATCTGACGCGCATGTATAACATGAGCGTAGAGAATATCGGTTATGCACTGACCGTGGCGCTGACTATCGGCGTGGTGTTCAGCATGGGATTTGGCATTCTGGCGGATAAATTCGATAAGAAACGCTATATGTTGATCTCCATTACGGCCTTTATTGTGGGCTTTGTGGCGATCCCGCTGGTGGATAATGTTACCCTGGTGGTGCTGTTCTTCTCGCTTATCAACTGCGCCTACTCTGTATTTTCGACGGTACTGAAAGCCTGGTTTGCCGATGTGCTGACATCGAGCGAAAAGGCCCGCGTGTTCTCGCTGAACTACAGTTTTCTCAACATCGGCTGGACTATCGGGCCGCCGATTGGCACCTGGCTTGTGATGTACAGCCTGCAACTGCCGTTCTGGCTGGCCGCGGTTTGCGCCGCGCTGCCGCTGGTCTTTATTCAGTTTTACGTCCAGAAAAGCATTGCGTCTGACACATCGCAGGTGACCACCCCGTGGCAACCCTCGATCCTGCTGAAAGACCGGACGCTGATGTGGTATACGCTTTCCGGCCTGCTCGCCTCCTACGTGGGTGGTTCATTCGCCACCTGTATTTCCCAGTACGTGCTGGCCGCTAACGCCGACAGCGATTTTGCGCAGAATGTGGTTGCGGTGGTGTTACCGGTAAACGCCGCCGTGGTGGTGACGCTGCAATATGCCATCGGGCGCAAGCTGACTGCTGCAAACATCCGCCCGTTAATGGCAGTTGGCACGCTCTTTTTTGTTCTCGGCTTGGGTGGGTTTATGTTCTCTGGCGATAACCTTATCTACTGGGGGATCGCCGCAGGGGTCTTTACGCTGGGTGAAATTATTTATGCGCCGGGTGAATACATGCTCATTGATAACATTGCCCCGCCGGGGATGAAAGCGAGCTATTTCTCGGCTCAGGCACTGGGCTGGCTCGGCGCGGCGGCAAACCCGATGATCACCGGTATCATCCTGAGCCATCTGCCGCACTGGTCATTGTTTGCCATTATGATGGCGGCGATTGTGGTGGCCTGGCTGATGATCCTGCGCGGGATGAGCGTGAAAAGTGGCGCTAGCGTGTTAGCCTGTAGGCCGGGTAAGGCGTAG
- the eamA gene encoding O-acetylserine/cysteine exporter: MTRKDGLLALLVVVVWGLNFVVIKVGLHNMPPLMLAGLRFLLVAFPAIFFVARPKIPFTLLLGYGLTISFGQFAFLFCAIKFGMPAGLASLVLQAQAFFTIILGAFVFGERLQAKQLAGITLAVFGVLVLVEASLNGQHVALLGFMLTLAAGLSWACGNIFNKLIMQHEARPPVMSLVVWSALIPVVPFMVVSAILDGPTVMLDSLMNIDLTTILSLVYLAFVATIIGYGIWGSLLGRYETWRVAPLSLLVPVVGIASAAVLLGEKLSALQLLGAVLIMAGLYINVFGLRLRRVTRVRS, from the coding sequence ATGACGCGTAAAGACGGGCTACTGGCGTTGCTGGTAGTCGTAGTGTGGGGGCTCAATTTCGTTGTAATCAAAGTCGGTTTGCACAACATGCCGCCATTAATGCTGGCGGGGTTGCGCTTTCTGCTGGTGGCCTTCCCGGCAATCTTCTTTGTTGCCCGTCCTAAAATCCCGTTCACCTTGTTGCTGGGTTACGGCCTGACCATCAGCTTTGGTCAGTTCGCCTTTCTGTTCTGCGCCATCAAATTTGGGATGCCCGCCGGGCTGGCGTCACTGGTACTTCAGGCGCAGGCTTTCTTCACCATTATTCTGGGTGCCTTTGTCTTTGGCGAACGCTTGCAGGCCAAACAGCTGGCGGGGATTACCCTTGCTGTGTTTGGCGTTCTGGTGCTGGTTGAGGCCAGCCTGAACGGGCAACATGTGGCGTTGCTTGGTTTTATGCTGACCCTGGCGGCGGGGCTGAGTTGGGCCTGCGGTAATATTTTTAACAAACTGATTATGCAGCACGAAGCACGCCCACCGGTGATGTCGCTGGTGGTCTGGAGTGCGCTGATCCCTGTCGTTCCGTTTATGGTGGTATCAGCTATTCTTGATGGCCCGACCGTCATGCTCGATAGCCTGATGAATATCGACCTGACCACGATTTTGTCGCTGGTCTACCTGGCCTTTGTGGCAACCATCATTGGCTACGGTATTTGGGGATCACTCCTGGGCCGCTATGAAACCTGGCGTGTGGCGCCGCTCTCTTTGCTGGTTCCGGTGGTTGGTATTGCCAGTGCCGCAGTATTGCTGGGGGAGAAACTCAGTGCGTTACAGCTGCTTGGCGCGGTGCTGATTATGGCCGGGCTGTATATCAACGTGTTTGGCTTGCGCTTGCGTCGGGTGACGCGGGTGAGAAGTTAA
- the marB gene encoding multiple antibiotic resistance protein MarB, which yields MKFTVSAALALLVLVSSQTFAEQTPQAAQQNNRNAMFMPSANNQSPFDFNHMGAGSDKSDELGVPYYNQRDH from the coding sequence ATGAAATTCACCGTCTCCGCCGCCCTCGCCTTGCTGGTGCTTGTCTCCAGCCAGACCTTCGCGGAGCAAACCCCACAAGCAGCTCAGCAGAATAATCGCAATGCGATGTTCATGCCCTCTGCCAATAACCAGTCACCTTTTGATTTCAACCATATGGGTGCTGGTAGCGACAAATCCGACGAATTAGGCGTGCCGTATTACAACCAGCGCGACCACTGA
- the marA gene encoding MDR efflux pump AcrAB transcriptional activator MarA, with protein sequence MSRRNTDAITIHSILDWIEDNLESPLSLEKVSERSGYSKWHLQRMFKKETGHSLGQYIRSRKLTEIAQKLKESNEPILYLAERYGFESQQTLTRTFKNYFDVPPHKYRITSMPGESRYLYPLKHCS encoded by the coding sequence ATGTCCAGACGCAATACTGACGCTATCACCATTCATAGCATTTTGGACTGGATCGAAGATAACCTGGAATCACCGCTCTCCCTTGAAAAAGTGTCAGAGCGTTCAGGTTACTCAAAATGGCACCTGCAACGGATGTTTAAAAAAGAGACCGGTCATTCATTAGGACAATACATTCGCAGCCGCAAGCTGACGGAAATTGCCCAGAAGCTCAAAGAAAGCAATGAACCGATCCTTTATCTGGCGGAGCGGTATGGGTTTGAATCGCAACAGACCTTAACGCGTACGTTTAAGAACTACTTCGACGTGCCGCCTCATAAGTATCGAATCACCAGTATGCCGGGTGAATCCCGGTACCTGTATCCGCTGAAACATTGCAGCTGA
- the marR gene encoding multiple antibiotic resistance transcriptional regulator MarR, whose product MKSTSDLFNEIIPLGRLIHMVNQKKDRLLNEYLSPLDITATQFKVLCSIRCEVCITPVELKKVLSVDLGALTRMLDRLVCKGWIERSPNPNDKRGVLVKLTSDGAAMCEQCHQLVGQTTHQELTKNLTADEVATLEHLLKKILP is encoded by the coding sequence GTGAAAAGCACCAGTGATCTCTTTAACGAAATTATTCCGCTGGGTCGCCTTATTCATATGGTTAATCAGAAAAAAGATCGCCTGCTTAATGAATACCTGTCTCCGCTGGATATCACCGCAACGCAGTTCAAAGTGCTGTGTTCCATTCGCTGCGAAGTGTGTATCACGCCGGTAGAGCTGAAAAAGGTGCTCTCTGTAGATCTCGGTGCCCTGACTCGAATGCTGGATCGACTCGTCTGCAAAGGATGGATAGAACGAAGCCCTAACCCGAATGACAAACGCGGCGTACTGGTGAAACTGACCAGCGACGGCGCGGCGATGTGTGAGCAATGTCATCAATTAGTAGGACAAACAACGCACCAGGAACTAACAAAAAACTTAACGGCGGATGAAGTGGCAACGCTTGAGCACTTGCTTAAGAAAATACTGCCGTAA
- a CDS encoding MarC family NAAT transporter has translation MLDLIKAISLGLVVLLPLANPLTTVALFLGLAGNMNSAERNHQSMMASVYVFAIMMVAYYAGQLVMNTFGISIPGLRIAGGLIVAFIGFRMLFPAQKAHESPEAKSKSEELETEPSANIAFVPLAMPSTAGPGTIAMIISSASTVRDGATFPDWVITVAPPIIFALIGIIVWGSLRSSGAIMRWVGKGGIEAISRLMGFLLVCMGVQFIINGVLEIIKTYH, from the coding sequence ATGTTGGATTTGATTAAAGCAATTAGTCTTGGGCTGGTGGTCTTGCTGCCGCTGGCTAACCCGTTGACGACGGTTGCGCTGTTTTTAGGGCTGGCAGGGAATATGAACAGTGCAGAGCGCAATCATCAGTCGATGATGGCCTCTGTATATGTTTTTGCGATCATGATGGTTGCGTATTACGCCGGACAGCTGGTGATGAACACCTTCGGGATCTCGATTCCGGGTCTGCGTATTGCGGGTGGGCTGATTGTTGCGTTTATCGGTTTTCGGATGCTGTTCCCGGCGCAAAAAGCGCATGAGTCGCCGGAAGCAAAAAGCAAATCCGAAGAGCTGGAAACTGAGCCTTCCGCCAACATTGCTTTCGTCCCTTTAGCGATGCCAAGCACCGCAGGGCCAGGGACGATAGCCATGATAATCAGTTCTGCCTCAACGGTGCGTGACGGCGCTACTTTCCCGGACTGGGTTATCACGGTGGCACCGCCAATCATCTTTGCGCTTATCGGGATTATTGTGTGGGGCTCTTTGCGCAGTTCTGGCGCGATTATGCGTTGGGTGGGCAAGGGCGGTATTGAAGCTATCTCTCGTCTGATGGGCTTCTTGCTGGTCTGTATGGGCGTGCAGTTTATTATTAACGGCGTGCTCGAAATTATTAAGACCTACCATTAA
- a CDS encoding sugar transporter encodes MTTNTVSRKVAWLRVVTLAIAAFIFNTTEFVPVGLLSDIAESFRMETAQVGIMLTIYAWVVGMMSLPFMLLTSQMERRKLLIGLFALFIASHVLSFMAWNFTVLVISRIGIAFAHAVFWSITASLAIRLAPAGKRAQALSLIATGTALAMVLGLPIGRVVGQYFGWRTTFFAIGVGALVTLLCLIKLLPKMPSEHSGSLKSLPLLFRRPALMSIYLLTVVVVTAHYTAYSYIEPFVQTVAGFSANFATVLLLILGGAGIIGSVLFGKLGNQHASLLVSSAIGMLLACLLLLMPAADSEMHLAVLSIFWGVAIMIIGLGMQVKVLALAPDATDVAMALFSGIFNIGIGAGALVGNQISLHFSMASIGYIGAIPALAAFIWSVLIFRKWPVAMEEQAHHG; translated from the coding sequence ATGACAACAAACACGGTTTCCCGCAAGGTTGCTTGGCTACGTGTGGTCACGCTTGCCATTGCAGCGTTTATCTTCAATACCACTGAATTTGTCCCCGTTGGGCTGTTGTCCGACATCGCTGAGAGTTTCCGGATGGAAACTGCTCAGGTTGGCATCATGCTGACCATTTACGCCTGGGTTGTCGGTATGATGTCGCTGCCGTTTATGCTGCTGACCAGCCAGATGGAGCGGCGCAAACTGCTGATTGGGCTGTTCGCCTTATTTATCGCCAGCCATGTGCTGTCGTTTATGGCCTGGAACTTTACCGTGCTGGTGATAAGCCGCATCGGGATTGCCTTTGCCCACGCGGTCTTCTGGTCAATCACCGCCTCATTAGCCATTCGACTCGCCCCTGCCGGTAAACGCGCCCAGGCCTTAAGCTTGATTGCAACCGGCACAGCGCTGGCGATGGTTTTAGGCTTGCCGATTGGTCGCGTGGTGGGGCAATACTTTGGCTGGCGTACCACCTTCTTCGCCATTGGCGTGGGAGCCCTGGTTACGCTGCTGTGCCTGATCAAACTGCTGCCAAAAATGCCAAGCGAACACTCGGGTTCACTGAAAAGCCTGCCGCTGCTGTTCCGACGTCCTGCGCTGATGAGTATCTATCTGCTCACCGTGGTGGTGGTTACAGCGCACTATACGGCCTACAGCTATATAGAGCCGTTTGTGCAGACCGTGGCCGGATTTAGTGCGAACTTTGCCACCGTGCTACTGCTGATCCTGGGTGGCGCGGGCATCATCGGCAGCGTACTGTTCGGGAAACTGGGTAATCAGCACGCGTCGCTGCTGGTGAGCAGCGCCATTGGCATGCTGCTGGCGTGCCTGCTTCTGCTTATGCCTGCAGCAGACAGTGAAATGCATCTTGCCGTGCTGAGCATTTTCTGGGGCGTGGCAATCATGATTATTGGCCTGGGAATGCAGGTCAAAGTTCTGGCGCTTGCACCCGACGCTACCGACGTGGCAATGGCGCTGTTCTCCGGGATATTTAACATTGGGATTGGCGCGGGTGCGCTGGTAGGCAATCAGATAAGCCTGCACTTTTCGATGGCGTCGATTGGCTATATTGGCGCAATCCCGGCGCTGGCGGCGTTTATCTGGTCGGTTCTGATTTTCCGTAAATGGCCAGTGGCGATGGAAGAACAGGCGCATCACGGTTAG